ACGGAATGTTGAAAATGCCCTAGTTTTTCCGTGATGATGGAAGATTGGAAGGGGAATTGCTTCAGTTTTGGCTTTTATTTAGCAAGTTTGATGGGAAATGTAGCCAACTGGGCCTCAAAGCTTGATTATGAATCTaattgttttctattttatagaaaagctttatgatataaaatatatgtacatGTATATATGTGTCATTTTAGAATAcctttttcaaaattaattttcaatgtAGTTAGTTATCAGAGATACTTAGTTTAACTGCACTGCAGTCATAgtaaaaactaatgaaatataagaagctttaaGGATTAATTAACATTAATAGTAAATTTCATGAATCGTACGTTATAGTATGTTCTAAGCTCTTTCTAAGAGTCATAATCCATATCCATATCACCGTCAATCGAAGATCCGGAGCTAGTCACGCATCTGTGATATAGGTTAATGTCAAAGGATCATCTCGAAAGTAAGACTTCTTGAgattctttatcaaaatcagtGAAGTAACAACTCATTATAAAACACTTGATTATAAATCTAATTGTTTTCTCAAAATACAGCTGTAAAGGTCTAACAACTCTTGAAGGTAGCAGTTATTTCGCAGAAATGTGACTTATAAACTAATTTGCGTAGACTAAATGTGACATATAAACTAATTTGTGTAGACTAACTTCTTAAAAagcatatttaaaaattttgcttATCAACTGTGTGAATTGAATtgattagtttacaaaaaaaaaaaactgtgtgAATTGAGATCTTCATTCACATTCGTTTTTGTATGACTTCTCGATATTAAACATGGGAAAGATAATACATTAAAGATATTTTCGATATATAATTATATCATGTTTTAGTGTATTACACTGTTAATGATAGAAAGAAGTTAAAACAATATCGATCACCAGAACGAGATTTCGTTTCAAGAACGCAAAATCtgatatattcttatataaactatttataaattcatttaCCAAACGCGTGGAAGGACTACAATAATGCAAGTGATGGAGATGGTATAACCTAACGACAAATAACTTTTAACTAAGGAAAATGTGGAGGCACCAGCTTAATTTCTCATCTTTTGGATTTAGTACACAAACACACACGTTAATCTAGTTATTCGCTTAATTTAAAATCTTTCACTTTCAGGACCGGATAATAAATACGCGTTAATAAACCTTTTCTCCCTATAAATATAATGATTTCAAAATGATATGGAATACTCATAAGCTCCGCACCAATCATAGagaaacaaaattcaaaactaGTTACTTCCAAAACCTAATTAATGGCTATAACAAATACTTTTACTACTTGCAATGGTTTCTTCATCATAATCCTCACCACTCTTGTCATCTCATCTTCATTGTTTGGAACTTCAAATGCGCAGTTAAATGCAACGTTTTACGCTGGAACATGCCCTAATGCCTCTGCCATGGTTCGTACCATTGTTCAGCAAGCCTTTCAATCTGATTCGAGAATCGGAGCCAGCCTCATCCGCCTTCATTTCCATGACTGTTTTGTAAATGTATAAGTAATATTTACTCAATACAAATCTTTAACATCAAATATTTATGATCTTTTATGCTTAAACcgttaattttatttattttctaaaaggGGTGTGACGCATCGATCTTGCTTGACGACAGTGGAAGCATCCAGAGCGAGAAGAATGCTGGCCCGAATGCAAACTCGGCGAGAGGATTCAACGTTGTCGATAATATCAAGACTGCCCTTGAGAACGCTTGCCCCGGCGTTGTCTCATGTTCTGACGTTTTAGCTCTTGCCTCAGAAGCCTCAGTTTCTTTGGTAATAACACATTCTTGATATGACATCAAAAAATACATATGCTTACTGttcatattaatctatataaACGTACGTTGTTGAACATTGTCAGTCAGGAGGGCCTTCATGGACTGTATTATTGGGCAGAAGAGATAGTCTCACAGCAAACCAGGCCGGGGCAAATTCGTCAA
The sequence above is drawn from the Raphanus sativus cultivar WK10039 chromosome 7, ASM80110v3, whole genome shotgun sequence genome and encodes:
- the LOC108814260 gene encoding peroxidase A2, whose protein sequence is MAITNTFTTCNGFFIIILTTLVISSSLFGTSNAQLNATFYAGTCPNASAMVRTIVQQAFQSDSRIGASLIRLHFHDCFVNGCDASILLDDSGSIQSEKNAGPNANSARGFNVVDNIKTALENACPGVVSCSDVLALASEASVSLSGGPSWTVLLGRRDSLTANQAGANSSIPSPVEGLSNITSKFSAVGLNTNDLVALSGAHTFGRARCGVFSNRLFNFSGSGNPDPTLNTTLLSSLQQLCPQNGTGSGITNLDLSTPDAFDNNYFTNLQSNNGLLQSDQELFSTTGSATIAIVTSFASNQTLFFQAFAQSMINMGNISPLTGSSGEVRLDCKKVNGS